From one Triticum urartu cultivar G1812 chromosome 3, Tu2.1, whole genome shotgun sequence genomic stretch:
- the LOC125542426 gene encoding chloroplastic import inner membrane translocase subunit HP30-2-like, with protein MASSSPSPSPSSPAQARGGRNPLEEWSGRVRALEAGFRAWMAKQPIHVEAVVTTAAGAVQGGALGGLMGSITADGGAPWVPPLPPNANPQAMASFKQAQVLAAGPLVQARNFAVMSGTNAGISCVMRRIRGVDDIQGSMAAAFGSGVLFSLVSGMGTPNPVANAISSGVGFAVFQGGFFMIGQRFSKPQGVSEHNYYARTSSMLQNLGLEKYEKNFRKGHLTDHTLPLLTDSALKDVKIPPGPRLIILDQIKRDSGLAKAQ; from the exons ATggcctcctcctcgccgtcgccgtcgccgtcgtcgccggCGCAGGCGCGCGGCGGCCGAAACCCGCTGGAGGAGTGGAGCGGGCGCGTGAGGGCGCTGGAGGCGGGGTTCCGCGCGTGGATGGCGAAGCAGCCCATCCATGTCGAGGCGGTGGTGACCACGGCGGCGGGGGCGGTCCAGGGCGGGGCGCTCGGGGGCCTGATGGGCTCCATCACTGCCGACGGGGGAGCGCCGTGGGTGCCGCCGCTCCCTCCCAACGCCAACCCGCAGGCCATGGCATCCTTCAAGCAGGCGCAG GTTTTAGCTGCTGGACCGTTGGTGCAGGCGCGGAACTTTGCAGTCATGTCTGGTACAAACGCAGGCATATCATGTGTTATGAGAAGGATACGTGGAGTAGACGACATCCAGGGCAG CATGGCAGCCGCTTTTGGTTCCGGTGTTCTGTTCTCTCTAGTGAGTGGAATGGGAACTCCTAATCCGGTCGCAAATGCAATCTCATCCGGTGTTGGTTTTGCGGTATTTCAGGGTGGCTTTTTCATG ATTGGGCAGAGGTTCTCAAAGCCACAGGGTGTGAGTGAACATAACTACTATGCCAGGACAAGTAGCATGTTACAAAATCTGGGCCTCGAGAAATATGAGAAGAATTTCAGGAAGGGTCACCTTACTGATCATACCTTGCCCCTCCTTACTGACAG TGCTTTGAAAGATGTAAAGATCCCCCCTGGCCCCAGATTGATCATACTTGATCAAATTAAAAG GGATTCTGGGCTGGCCAAAGCACAGTGA